One Amycolatopsis sp. NBC_00355 genomic window carries:
- a CDS encoding O-methyltransferase, which yields MSTFSFLDEKTIAYVVGSCTEPDAVVQSLIEDTAKVGELSEMLTPVEQAGFLHLIAKLVAPKLVVDVGTFTGLSSLAFARGLVPGGRVITCDVTEDWVGIARKHWELAGVADRIEFKLGPGRKTLPGLVADGTADLVFIDADKTSYPYYIDAVTPMLRSGGLLILDNVLLHGTVAAPEDVEEDLPRYAAEVVAGVNAKLAVDERFETVMLPIADGVTLARKK from the coding sequence ATGAGTACGTTCAGTTTCCTGGACGAGAAGACGATCGCCTACGTGGTCGGTTCCTGCACGGAACCCGACGCGGTGGTGCAAAGCCTGATCGAGGACACCGCGAAGGTCGGTGAACTCTCGGAAATGCTGACGCCGGTCGAACAAGCCGGTTTCCTGCACCTGATCGCGAAGCTGGTCGCGCCGAAGCTGGTCGTCGACGTCGGGACGTTCACCGGACTGTCCTCTTTGGCCTTCGCGCGCGGGCTCGTACCCGGCGGTCGCGTGATCACCTGCGACGTCACCGAGGACTGGGTCGGCATCGCCCGCAAGCACTGGGAGCTGGCCGGTGTCGCCGACCGGATCGAGTTCAAGCTCGGTCCCGGCCGCAAGACGCTGCCCGGCCTGGTCGCCGACGGTACGGCGGACCTGGTGTTCATCGACGCCGACAAGACGTCCTACCCGTACTACATCGACGCCGTGACGCCGATGCTGCGCTCGGGCGGGCTCCTGATCCTCGACAACGTGCTGCTGCACGGCACGGTCGCGGCGCCCGAAGACGTCGAAGAGGATCTTCCGCGCTACGCCGCCGAAGTCGTCGCCGGCGTCAACGCCAAGCTCGCCGTGGACGAGCGGTTCGAGACCGTGATGCTGCCGATCGCCGACGGCGTCACGCTCGCCCGCAAGAAGTGA
- a CDS encoding cytochrome P450 family protein translates to MSAEDAPRVPLEATDLTNPPQLLAKLGTDSPIHKVAMPDGMPAWLVTGYREARRALSDPRLARSDKVASPTLKPYLALYNDDFFRHSMVFNDRPDHTRMKKLVSQAFTPRYMENLRPRVQQITDRLLDAIAAAGTAEVVEDLAIPLPNEVICEWFGVPMSDREEFRQYCSIVTGLGEVTDQNDIFQAGRWFDEYLTNLISQRKEVAGEDMISAILSGQEGNATLSDIELRSNIFLMLIGSVETAVNMIANGILALLRNPEQLAALRANPDLVPKAIEEILRVDPPVVTVTYHFAKAEVTIGDVVVQPGEHVAISLTATNYDARDFPDPGRFDLERQTPHLAFSHGIHFCLGAPLARLEGEIFFKSLLARFSDIQLAIPDAELGWKPSYFVHRLNELPISFTEASAAAAA, encoded by the coding sequence ATGTCCGCAGAAGACGCCCCTCGCGTGCCGCTCGAGGCGACGGATCTGACCAATCCGCCGCAGCTGCTCGCCAAGCTCGGCACCGACAGCCCGATCCACAAGGTGGCCATGCCCGACGGCATGCCGGCGTGGCTCGTCACCGGCTACCGCGAGGCGCGGCGGGCGCTGTCCGACCCGCGCCTGGCGCGCAGTGACAAGGTCGCCAGCCCGACGCTCAAGCCGTACCTCGCGCTGTACAACGACGACTTCTTCCGCCACTCCATGGTCTTCAACGACCGTCCGGACCACACGCGGATGAAGAAGCTCGTGTCGCAGGCGTTCACCCCGCGGTACATGGAGAACCTGCGCCCGCGGGTGCAGCAGATCACCGACCGGCTGCTCGACGCGATCGCCGCGGCCGGCACCGCGGAGGTCGTCGAGGACCTGGCGATCCCGCTGCCCAACGAGGTCATCTGCGAGTGGTTCGGCGTCCCGATGTCCGACCGCGAGGAGTTCCGCCAGTACTGCTCGATCGTCACCGGTCTGGGCGAGGTCACCGACCAGAACGACATCTTCCAGGCCGGCCGCTGGTTCGACGAGTACCTGACGAACCTCATCTCGCAGCGCAAGGAGGTCGCCGGCGAGGACATGATCTCGGCGATCCTGTCCGGCCAGGAGGGCAACGCGACGCTCTCGGACATCGAGCTGCGGTCCAACATCTTCCTGATGCTGATCGGCTCGGTCGAGACGGCCGTCAACATGATCGCCAACGGCATCCTGGCGCTGCTGCGCAACCCGGAGCAGCTCGCCGCGCTGCGGGCCAACCCGGACCTGGTGCCCAAGGCGATCGAGGAGATCCTGCGCGTCGACCCGCCGGTCGTCACGGTGACCTACCACTTCGCCAAGGCGGAGGTCACCATCGGCGACGTCGTCGTCCAGCCGGGTGAGCACGTGGCCATCTCGCTGACCGCGACGAACTACGACGCCCGCGACTTCCCGGACCCGGGCCGGTTCGACCTGGAGCGCCAGACGCCGCACCTGGCGTTCAGCCACGGCATCCACTTCTGCCTGGGCGCCCCGCTGGCCCGGCTCGAGGGCGAGATCTTCTTCAAGAGCCTGCTGGCGCGCTTCTCGGACATCCAGCTGGCGATCCCGGACGCGGAGCTGGGCTGGAAGCCGAGCTACTTCGTGCACCGTCTCAACGAGCTGCCGATCAGCTTCACGGAGGCCTCGGCCGCCGCGGCGGCGTAG
- a CDS encoding 4-hydroxyphenylacetate 3-hydroxylase family protein: MSEHPEGPAPAASAPAGGSRPARPLTGAEYIESLRDDREVYINGERVKDVTEHSAFRNPIRMTARLYDALHDPKYKDVLTAPTDTGSGGYTHRFFRTPHSVEDMVADQKAIAAWARMSWGWMGRSPDYKASFLGTLGANSEFYAPFEDNAKRWYKESQEKVLYWNHALVHPPVDRKKPPDEVRDVFVHVEKETDSGLIVSGAKVVATGSALTHYNFIAHYGLPIKRREFALVATIPMDAKGMKLICRPSYTSMANAVGSPFDYPLSSRLDENDTILVLDKVLIPWENVFIYGDLGKVQTFTGQSGFIERSTFQGCTRLAVKLEFIAGLLAKALEITGTEDFRGVQTRLGEVLAWRNLFWGLSDAAARNPVPWRDGALLPNPAYGQAYRWFTQVGYARIREIVLQDVASALIYINSSAEDFKNPDIRGYLDTYVRGSNGIDAETRVKVMKLLWDAVGTEFGGRHELYERNYAGSHENTRIELLFGQVASGDVDDYKRFVDTCLNEYDLDGWTVPDMRR, from the coding sequence ATGAGCGAACACCCGGAGGGCCCCGCACCGGCCGCGTCCGCACCGGCCGGCGGAAGCCGTCCGGCCCGGCCGCTGACCGGCGCCGAGTACATCGAAAGCCTGCGTGACGACCGCGAGGTCTACATCAACGGCGAGCGCGTCAAGGACGTCACCGAGCACTCGGCGTTCCGCAACCCGATCCGGATGACCGCGCGGCTCTACGACGCCCTGCACGACCCGAAGTACAAGGACGTGCTGACGGCGCCGACCGACACCGGCAGCGGCGGCTACACGCACCGGTTCTTCCGGACGCCGCACAGCGTCGAGGACATGGTCGCCGACCAGAAGGCGATCGCGGCGTGGGCGCGGATGAGCTGGGGCTGGATGGGCCGCAGCCCCGACTACAAGGCGTCGTTCCTCGGCACGCTCGGCGCGAACTCCGAGTTCTACGCGCCGTTCGAGGACAACGCCAAGCGCTGGTACAAGGAGTCGCAGGAGAAGGTCCTCTACTGGAACCACGCGCTGGTGCACCCGCCGGTCGACCGCAAGAAGCCGCCGGACGAGGTCCGCGACGTGTTCGTCCACGTGGAGAAGGAAACCGACTCCGGCCTGATCGTCAGCGGCGCCAAGGTCGTCGCGACCGGATCGGCGTTGACGCACTACAACTTCATCGCCCACTACGGCCTGCCGATCAAGCGCCGCGAGTTCGCGCTCGTGGCCACGATCCCCATGGACGCCAAGGGGATGAAGCTGATCTGCCGGCCGTCGTACACGTCGATGGCCAACGCCGTCGGCTCGCCGTTCGACTACCCGCTGTCCTCGCGGCTGGACGAGAACGACACGATCCTGGTGCTGGACAAGGTCCTCATCCCGTGGGAGAACGTCTTCATCTACGGGGACCTCGGCAAGGTGCAGACGTTCACCGGGCAGTCCGGCTTCATCGAGCGTTCCACCTTCCAGGGCTGCACCCGGCTGGCGGTGAAGCTGGAGTTCATCGCGGGCCTGCTCGCGAAGGCGCTCGAGATCACCGGCACCGAGGACTTCCGCGGCGTGCAGACCCGTCTCGGTGAGGTTCTGGCGTGGCGCAACCTGTTCTGGGGACTTTCGGACGCCGCGGCCCGCAACCCGGTGCCGTGGCGCGACGGCGCGCTGCTGCCGAACCCGGCGTACGGCCAGGCCTACCGCTGGTTCACCCAGGTCGGCTACGCGCGCATCCGCGAGATCGTGCTGCAGGACGTCGCGAGCGCGTTGATCTACATCAACTCCAGCGCCGAGGACTTCAAGAACCCCGACATCCGCGGTTACCTCGACACCTACGTCCGCGGGTCGAACGGCATCGACGCCGAGACCCGCGTCAAGGTGATGAAGCTGCTGTGGGACGCCGTGGGCACGGAGTTCGGCGGCCGGCACGAGCTCTACGAGCGCAACTACGCCGGCAGCCACGAGAACACCCGCATCGAGCTGCTGTTCGGCCAGGTGGCCTCCGGCGACGTCGACGACTACAAGCGGTTCGTCGACACGTGCCTCAACGAGTACGACCTCGACGGCTGGACCGTGCCGGACATGCGCCGGTGA